A stretch of Gemmobacter fulvus DNA encodes these proteins:
- a CDS encoding CoA transferase subunit A — protein MKKTYGSAAEALDGVLFDGMMIAAGGFGLCGIPELLIAAIRDAGTKNLTVASNNAGVDGFGLGQLLETRQVKKMISSYVGENAEFMRQYLSGELELEFNPQGTLAERMRAGGAGIPGFYTKTGVGTVIAEGKDHKEFNGQTYILETGIVADLAIVKAWKADPSGNLVFRKTSRNFNPPAATCGKICVAEVEEIVPLGSLDPDTIHLPGIYVHRLIQGTHEKRIEQRTTRKRA, from the coding sequence ATGAAGAAAACCTATGGCAGCGCCGCCGAGGCGCTGGACGGTGTGCTGTTTGACGGCATGATGATCGCGGCAGGCGGGTTCGGCCTGTGCGGCATTCCCGAATTGCTGATTGCAGCAATCCGGGATGCGGGCACGAAGAATCTGACCGTCGCGTCGAACAATGCGGGCGTGGACGGCTTTGGCCTTGGGCAATTGCTGGAAACCCGGCAGGTCAAGAAGATGATCTCCTCCTATGTCGGCGAGAATGCCGAATTCATGCGCCAGTATCTGTCGGGCGAGCTGGAGCTGGAGTTCAACCCGCAGGGCACGCTGGCCGAGCGGATGCGCGCAGGCGGGGCGGGTATCCCCGGTTTTTACACCAAGACCGGCGTTGGCACGGTGATTGCCGAGGGCAAGGACCACAAGGAGTTCAACGGCCAGACCTATATTCTGGAAACCGGCATCGTGGCCGATCTGGCCATCGTGAAGGCCTGGAAGGCAGATCCCTCGGGCAATCTGGTGTTCCGCAAAACCTCGCGCAACTTCAATCCGCCCGCCGCCACCTGTGGCAAGATCTGCGTGGCCGAGGTGGAAGAAATCGTGCCACTGGGTAGCCTTGACCCCGATACGATCCATCTGCCGGGCATCTATGTGCATCGCCTGATCCAAGGCACCCACGAAAAACGCATCGAACAGCGCACCACCCGCAAGCGGGCCTGA
- a CDS encoding 3-oxoacid CoA-transferase subunit B, producing MWDRNQMAARAAQELQDGWYVNLGIGIPTLVVNYIPEGVNVTLQSENGMLGMGPFPFEGEEDADLINAGKQTITELPQTAYFDSAQSFAMIRGGKIAMAILGAMEVSEAGDLANWMIPGKLVKGMGGAMDLVAGVGRVVVVMDHTNKAGESKVLKACTLPLTGRSVVNRIISNLGVLDVVPGGLKIVQLADGVTEAELRAATEATIVD from the coding sequence ATGTGGGACCGCAATCAGATGGCCGCTCGGGCGGCGCAAGAGCTTCAGGACGGCTGGTATGTCAACCTTGGCATCGGCATTCCGACGCTGGTGGTGAACTATATCCCCGAAGGCGTGAACGTGACGCTGCAATCGGAAAACGGCATGTTGGGCATGGGCCCCTTCCCGTTTGAAGGCGAAGAGGATGCCGACCTCATCAACGCGGGCAAACAGACCATCACCGAACTGCCGCAGACCGCCTATTTCGATTCTGCGCAAAGTTTTGCGATGATCCGCGGCGGCAAGATTGCCATGGCGATCCTCGGCGCGATGGAGGTCAGCGAGGCGGGTGATCTGGCCAACTGGATGATCCCGGGCAAGCTGGTCAAGGGCATGGGCGGCGCGATGGATCTGGTGGCCGGCGTGGGCCGTGTGGTGGTGGTCATGGATCACACCAACAAGGCCGGAGAATCGAAGGTGCTGAAGGCCTGCACCCTGCCGCTGACCGGGCGGTCGGTGGTCAACCGCATCATCTCCAACCTCGGGGTGCTGGATGTGGTGCCGGGCGGCCTGAAGATCGTGC
- a CDS encoding CreA family protein, which yields MNRVLAVLAALAASPVWADEVGEVGVDWVGNDIIIEAFADPKVQGVTCHLAYFDRSLIDRFSQGNWFEDPSYSAVDCVQTGPITLGDIARGKAGEEVFSESRSLILKSLKVTRVYDEANKALVYLGHANELTQGSGKMSLSVVPLADGAP from the coding sequence ATGAACAGGGTTCTGGCAGTTTTGGCGGCACTCGCCGCGTCGCCCGTCTGGGCCGACGAAGTGGGCGAAGTCGGCGTCGACTGGGTGGGCAATGACATCATCATCGAAGCCTTCGCAGATCCCAAGGTTCAGGGCGTGACCTGCCATCTGGCCTATTTCGACCGCTCGTTGATTGATCGGTTCAGCCAAGGCAACTGGTTCGAAGATCCGTCCTATTCGGCGGTGGATTGCGTGCAGACCGGCCCGATCACACTGGGTGACATCGCCCGCGGCAAGGCAGGCGAAGAGGTGTTTTCCGAAAGCCGCTCGCTCATCCTGAAATCGCTGAAAGTGACCCGCGTCTATGACGAGGCGAACAAGGCGCTGGTCTATCTGGGCCATGCGAACGAGCTGACGCAGGGGTCGGGCAAGATGTCGCTGTCGGTGGTGCCGCTGGCGGATGGTGCGCCCTGA
- a CDS encoding isovaleryl-CoA dehydrogenase has translation MFTSPMRFDLGEDIAAMRDMVHAWAQERVKPIAAQVDRDNVFPAELWREMGDLGLLGITVAEEYGGAGMGYLAHVIATEEIARASASISLSYGAHSNLCVNQMKLNGSDAQKRKYLPGLISGANIGALAMSETGAGSDVVSMKLRAEKRNGYYVLNGSKYWITNGPDADTLIVYAKTDPEAGPKGITAFIVERGFKGFSTGPHFDKLGMRGSNTGELIFEDCEVPFENVLGQEGKGVRVLMSGLDYERVVLSGIGTGIIAACLDEVIPYAKERHQFGQPIGNFQLMQGKIADMYVALNTARAYVYEAARACDRGEVTRADAAGAVLYASEQAMVQAHQAVQALGGAGFLNDSVVSRLFRDAKLMEIGAGTSEIRRMLIGRELMAQA, from the coding sequence ATGTTCACAAGTCCGATGCGCTTTGATCTGGGCGAAGATATCGCGGCCATGCGCGACATGGTTCACGCCTGGGCGCAGGAACGGGTCAAGCCGATCGCAGCGCAGGTGGACCGCGACAATGTGTTCCCGGCCGAGCTGTGGCGCGAAATGGGCGATCTGGGCCTGCTGGGCATCACCGTGGCCGAAGAATACGGCGGGGCGGGCATGGGTTATCTGGCGCATGTGATTGCCACCGAAGAAATCGCCCGCGCCTCGGCCAGCATCAGCCTGTCCTATGGCGCGCATTCCAACCTCTGCGTCAATCAGATGAAGCTGAACGGGTCTGACGCGCAGAAGCGCAAGTATCTGCCCGGCCTGATCTCGGGGGCCAATATCGGCGCGCTGGCCATGTCGGAAACCGGTGCCGGGTCTGACGTGGTGTCGATGAAGCTGCGGGCCGAAAAGCGGAACGGCTATTACGTTCTGAACGGCTCCAAATACTGGATCACCAACGGGCCGGATGCCGATACGCTGATCGTCTATGCCAAGACCGACCCCGAGGCCGGGCCGAAAGGCATCACCGCCTTCATCGTGGAGCGCGGTTTCAAGGGCTTCTCGACCGGCCCGCATTTCGACAAGCTGGGGATGCGCGGATCCAACACCGGCGAGCTGATCTTCGAGGATTGCGAAGTGCCGTTTGAAAACGTGCTGGGGCAGGAGGGCAAGGGCGTGCGCGTCCTGATGTCGGGCCTCGATTACGAACGGGTCGTGCTGTCGGGCATCGGCACCGGCATCATTGCCGCCTGTCTGGATGAGGTGATCCCCTATGCGAAAGAGCGGCACCAGTTCGGCCAGCCCATCGGGAACTTCCAGCTGATGCAGGGCAAGATCGCCGATATGTATGTCGCGCTGAACACCGCCCGCGCCTATGTCTACGAGGCCGCGCGCGCCTGTGACCGGGGCGAGGTGACACGGGCCGATGCGGCGGGGGCGGTGCTTTATGCCAGCGAACAGGCGATGGTGCAGGCGCATCAGGCGGTGCAGGCTCTGGGCGGTGCGGGCTTCCTGAATGACTCGGTGGTCAGCCGCCTGTTCCGCGATGCCAAGCTGATGGAGATCGGCGCGGGCACATCCGAAATCCGCCGGATGCTGATCGGGCGCGAGCTGATGGCGCAGGCATGA